The Sorghum bicolor cultivar BTx623 chromosome 6, Sorghum_bicolor_NCBIv3, whole genome shotgun sequence genome contains the following window.
TATTGTTTGCATAAGTCCATAAGATGTCAATGGAGCCAACATATTTTTAGAGATACAATGCCTTCAAATTTGTAGACAGTGAGTTCTTTATTTTTAGTACAAGTAGCTTTCAGGCCTTTATAATAGCAGACCTTTTCTCAGGGCTTTTGATTATGAACTGATAGTGCAGTTTCTTTTGTTTGTTGATCTGATTGCTTATTGCTTAGAGTGTGTTGTTCTAAACTGGTGCTGGAATATTATGCAGGAAGTTCCACCACTGCATCTAACTGAAATTCTGGCATATCTGGTTCGGCAATCTGGGCCATTTTTAGATCAACTTTGCATACGGAGAGGTATGGATCATCATTGTTTGTTTGGATTCTCCAGTCTTGGTGCTTGTTGCTGACCTTCTTATTCTTACTAATGTAATATTATGGTGCAGACCTTTGTGACAAACTAGTGGAGATGTTATACAGTAAACGAAATGGTCGGCTCATGTATCATTCTCTTTCACAGGATAGACCCTTAGCTGAGAACATGACTGATGAGCTTGATCTAAGAATAGCTAGGGTATTAGAAAGTACTGGTTATCACACAGATGAAGGTTTTTGGAATGACCCTGCAAAGTACAAGATCTCAGACAACAGACGGCATGTTGCTATTGTCACCACAGCAAGCCTTCCATGGATGACAGGAACAGCAATCAATCCATTATTTCGTGCTGCATATCTGGCAAGAAGTGCAAAGCAAAAGGTGACATTGGTGGTTCCATGGCTCTCTAAGTCAGATCAAGAATTGGTTTACCCAAATAACATCACCTTCAGTTCGCCAGAAGAGCAAGAAACTTATATAAGGAACTGGCTGCAGGAAAGAATTGGCTTTGAAGCAATTTTTAAGATATCCTTTTATCCTGGCAAGGTAAACTCACAATCTTTGTGATCCACTGTTTATGTTTTGATTCCTAGTATAGTATTTTGTTTTCTTCCCATGGGATTTCATTACTCATGAGATGTTATTTCTGCAGTTCTCAAAAGAGCGCCGCAGCATTATTCCTGCTGGCGATACTTCACAGTTCATCTCCTCAAAAGAAGCTGATATAGCGATTTTAGAAGAACCAGAGCATCTCAATTGGTATCATCATGGAAAGCGTTGGACTGACAAGTTCAATCATGTCATCGGTGTAGTTCATACAAATTATCTGGAATATAtcaagagagagaaaaatggTGCTATTCAATCTTTTCTTGTTAAACATATCAATAACTGGGTGACTAGAGCATACTGCCATAAGGTATTTGTATAGGTCAGTTTTTGTGTTAAAGTCCTGTTCATAGAACTCAGCTAATAATGGGTGCATGCAGGTTTTACGTCTTTCTGCTGCAACTCAAGATCTACCGAGGTCTGTTGTTTGTAACGTACATGGTGTAAATCCAAAGTTTCTTAATGTTGGTGCGAAAATAGCAGCTGATAGGGAGTGTGGACAGAAGGTCTTTTCTAAGGGAGCATATTTCCTTGGTAAGATGGTGTGGGCTAAAGGTTATAGAGAGCTGATCGATTTATTATCCAAACACAAAAACGACCTGGAAGGATTCATGATAGATGTATATGGAAATGGGGAGGATTCTGAAGCTGTCCAGAATGCTGCTAGGAAATTTGATTTGAGCATCAATTTTttcaagggaaaggaccatgcAGATGATTCACTCCATGGGTGAGGTTCTATGAAGCATCGAAGCTACTAAAACAAGTTCACTTTCTTCTTTGTCTTGTCCTATGCAGATTGCTGATACAGGTATCTGTTTTCTTCTGTTGACTTTTCAGGTATAAGGTTTTCGTCAATCCAAGTGTTAGTGATGTGCTATGCACAGCAACAGCTGAGGCCCTTGCAATGGGGAAATTTGTAGTCTGTGCAGATCATCCATCAAACGATTTTTTTAAGTCATTCCCTAACTGCTTAACATATAGAACTTCAGAGGAATTTGTTGCTCGTGTCAAAGAAGCTATGACTACTGAACCTCAACCTCTGACCCCAGAGCAACGATACAATTTGTCATGGGAGGCAGCAACTGAGAGGTTTATGGAGTACTCAGAGCTTGACAAAGTTCTGAACAGAAATGGCCACCCTGGAAGAAATGGGAAGATTAACAAAGCAAGAAAGATACCGTTACTTCCTAAATTGTCAGATGTGGTGGATGGGGGACTGGCATTTGCTCATCACTGCCTGACTGGTAACGAAATCCTCAGGTTAGCGACGGGAGCAATTCCTGGTACACGTGACTATGATAAACAGCAGTGCATGGATCTGAACCTCCTGCCTCCTCAAGTTCAACACCCTGTATATGGCTGGTGATTTGAACCATTTCACATTGAACTATGTATAGTTGAAGGATATTTCTCCATAGGTATGTACATATTAAGTGATCCAGTTCCCGTGTACTGACAGGAGCATGAACTTTTGTAGAGTCTTGGTAATTCCTAGGGTCCATGAGGAACATGTCTTGTTGCACTCTTTGACTGTAATTATATTCCTTTTCACTCTCCAGATAGGTTAGTTATGTAGTTGAATGATCTTTCATCAGAGGTATGTGTATACAACCATTATGTAGTTCACATGATTCCCAGTGCCTGTACTCTGATGGAGTCTTTTAGGGCAGTAAGGAATCTAAGGATTGTGACTTGTTTCAGTTTCCTCTGCCATAGTTTGTTCAAAAAGCGTGTGACTAGCTGAAGCAACAATACTCAAACTGAAGATTCAGTAATGAGAGCAATTAAGACATTGATTCAAAAATTACTTCCATTTCCTTACTAACCTATGATGCAATGAAAAATTGGAATTCTCTCGATCAAGGAAGTTTGGTATTCTTTCCATTACTTGGTATGTAACCCAACTACAGTCCTTAATCTTCAAATTTCCCGTGCCTCATGTTACAAATTTATCTTTGCTACATTTAGTTTtttgtttcttcttttttttttgttctgcAATTTTCTGGCGCTACAGATGAAAACAGTCCAGTATACATAAGACCCATTATCTATGTCAGCTTGTACACTGGAGCCAAGGGTATGAAAGTACAAAAGGAAGCAAAAACATTATGCTGAGTTGCTGAGTGGCCCAAGAtgggtgtatattggcaacttaAAAGTGCGAACTGATATGGGATAAATGATATGCCATCAAACACTACCGGAATAGGTTCCTCTGTAGCAGTGATGATTTTATCCTGATTCTTTGTTGTTTTATAAAATGTTAACAATTAATTCAGGATGATATAGGGAACTGTACATGAAAGGCAATCATGGCAGTAAATGGTGCATAGAGTACAACTTTGCCTATGATTCTACCTCTTTGATCTTTGAGCTAGAAAGCCAAAACCCCAGCACTCATAATTTGAGACATATATTAGTTCATAGAAATTAACTAATAAACTGCTGAAGAAAGTTTCTATTGCTTTGATCTACTGTACCCTTTTCAAAAGTCTATCCATGAAAAGTCAGTCTATTTGTTTCCTGAGCAACTTGGTGTTAGTGGTTGACAGTGCATAGTTGAACTAAGTAATCGCTTTATTGTAGCCAATTTTGCACGCTATGCACTGTACCCCATGACTGATGGTTGATACGGTGAGTTATGACCTATTGTATCCTTTTGATAGGTTCTATCCTCAAAAGGCAAATTTGTATGTTTCCTGTATAACTTGGTATTTAGTGGTTGACAGTGCAAAGTTCCACTAACTAATTTCTTCTTTTGTGCAAATTTTCCATGCTTATCACTGTTGTGTCATAACTGACCTGACCATTGATAATGAAATGCACTGGCACTTGTAACGGCACATCCGCTTATTGCTTTTCAGCTCCTTGAAGAATTATTTAATCTTAAATAGAATTTATAGTTGGAAAGTTAGCATAAGGAAAGGGATGATGATGTTGGCGAAGTTTACATGAGTTGTTATGAGATCTGTTTTTGACTAGATATGTACTGCCATGCATGAGATTAATATTTGTTACGCTTTGGGAATTTCACGTATATCTGTTACTTTAACATCACACCTTGGAATAATGATTCTTGGCTTACTGTTTCTTTAGTACTGCTACACATTGAGAGCTAATTTATTATTGTTCTTCAGTTATATTTAGAAGAAGATTGTTTTTTTTGTCTGCTGAGAAAAGCTAATTGCTGTCCAGCTGTGGAAGACAGTGACATTTATCATCACAACTCAGCATCATAATTACTTCTATAAAACGAAGAATTAGTCACTTGCTGTATGCACATTTAGTATTGTACTTCATACTAGCTTTACTTTTATCCCATTTAGCAAGGTCTTCTGATACAGATATTCCCCATGTCAAATATAGAACATCACTAGTCAAGTCCCACCGAAGATTGTCTGCTTCTCAACTCACTATATTGACAGCCACATCCTTCTGAGTGTTTTCAGGGTTTTTGAAGCGGGCAAGTCGCGCAAGGATATCGACAGATTCCGTGATTTCCTTTGTCTTGGTAACCAAGTCTGAGAGAAGGGATGCAATAACAGCAACATGCATTGCTTGCACCAGATCTGCATCCTCTGATAGTTCGTCTCTGAGGCCTCTTGCTGCTTTGATTGCTGCAGCCATGTGAACGTTGGCTTGGGATGGTAGAGTCATCATCCGCATCGCTGCTGAGAGTTCTCGGAGCACCTTGGCAGAGTGCAAGCTCATCTGACGGCATGCTGTTCGAACCTCCAAGCATAGCTCCGGATGCGCTTCAGGATACTGTGAGCAGGGAAATTAAAGGCTGTAGGTGAGTAACATGCATGATTCTGTAATCCATTGATCACGACAAAGATGGATCTGCAGTTTACCTCAGTTCTTGTGAGGGTGATGACGTAGGAAGCAAGAGCCTCCATTGAAGAAGCGCACTGGCGAGAAAGAGCACCGAGCTTCTGGTAGTGGCTCCATGGGTGCCGGAATATGAATTTGCCATGGCAAGGCTCCCACTTGGCAAAATTGCACTGCAGTTTTTGGGAACACACATGCCATTGGATCAGATTGTTATACTTGTATGTATTTTTGGATTCAGGAGCTTAATTTGGTGCTCTGCATAAAGTGCACGCATGGTTTGCAAAGTGAGGTTGAGCTTATTATTACCAAAGAGTCCTCGGTGGCCTTGGAATTGAGGACGCTCTTGTACACTTGGAGAAAGGGTTTAGCTTCCAAATTCTCGAATGTAGCGTTCTCTCTGAAGCATTCAGATTCGATTCCTGCATACGTATGTGTACAGCTTTTAGTCCCAAATTCTAGCATGTTCCTTGCTTGGTCGACAGTAGATTTCATAAATTATAATTGCTTTTCTCTGACTAAGACATAGTACTCAACTTTGAAGGTCTATATGCTACTGTTTGTCATTGGAACGCATGAGAATTCGATTCGTTTTATGAGTGTTTGGATGGAGACATAGACCGGCCTGTCGTACCTTCAAAGAAGTCGGCGAGCTTGTTGAGGTTTCCGATGGCGAGCTTGTGGAGGTCCTCCCCTGCCCAGACCGGGAAGATGAAGATGGTGGTGCAGAGGCAGGTGGCGACGCCGACGACGATGGTGGAGAAGCGCTGGTGCGCGAGGCGGATGAGCTCGTCCACGCGGTAGCTCGACACGGCCACCAGGCTGAAGGTGAGGATGAAGATGGTCACGCCGTAGTCGTACCTCGCCTTCACCTCCGGGATGAACCGCGAGAAGGTCGCCGCCGACGCTGCAAGTCAGCAAGTGCATGCAACACCATGGCCGGCCGGCGGACACGGGTAAGTACGTGTTTCTATGTCGTGATTTTTGTCTTAGTCAAGAAATTAAGGAAGTGCACGCCGGGCGCTTTTGCTTATTGGCACAGCAAAACATGCGCATGCATGCGGTGTACATTTGGTAAAAATGGTCATGCTCTATATGCAGATATACGGCACAGTTGTAATAAACCGTGCACGGACACAAAGCGTACGTACATAGTAGGAAGACGAAGATGGCGAGCAGCACGGGCTCTGCCTTGTCGCCACACAGGTATGCCACCTTGTGAGCCCCGACGGCGATGAAGCCGGCGACCAGCGTCCCGAACGCTCTGTTCAGGCCTTTGCACAGCGTGCCACCTGTCACATATATATAAATCAACAGCCGCACCAAAAACTCATCACATACTCCTATATAGGAGTAGGAATTTAATAACTATATACAAGTACTAGCTAGCATGCATAGCTCGTAGCTTGTACGGAACACGGGCTGCGTGTGGCATGCATGTACTTATACGCTACGCGCGGCACATATAACGAAATGATATGATGATGTGCAACACCGGCCGTACCACACGACGTACGTATATATACACGTACCGACGGTGTACTCCATGACGACGACGGTGGTGAGCACGGCCCACATGGTGGAGACCCCCCAGTTGTTGAAGAGCGGCCTGACGTAGTAGAGCACGGACACCAGCGTGAGCGCCAGGCCGACCTTGAACGAGTGCGCCACCCGCCGCGGGTCGTCCCTCGCGATCCTCGCCAGCTTGCCGGCGAGCCCGACGACCTTGGCCCACAGCATGCCCGCCGCCGAGCAGAGCACCTCCCAGCACCTCTCCCGGCGCCGGAACCCGCCGCCTCCTCCATTGGCGCCGCTCTCCATCTGATCAATCTCCATgaccgctcgctcgctcgctcgcgatCGATCGGCTCTCGACGAGGCCAAGACGACGACTCTACTACTCGATCTCTCGGTGGTGATCGACGCACAGTGGTGGGTAGGCTAGCTAGCGGTGATATATATGTCCGAGCATGCATGCGGTGCTATGTCTGCTGGTGGCGTGGGGaaggcttatatatatatatatatacacataagcGGAGGGGAGGATCAGAGGAGATCGACGAGACGACGCCAAGCCggccggcagcggcagcggctagCTTGGGGATACCGGGGCACCGCAATACGGCAGCCAAAAGCGTGCATGCCGTGGCCGCCCCTTTTCTCTGGGGGAATCTTGACTTGCGTCCTCGCGCGTTCTCTCTTTCCGTGTCTCAGTTCCCTCCTCCTCTCGTCTCGCTGTTGCCTGCTTGCTTTGTTTCAAGCCAACACCGGCCGTGCGTGGTTGCTCATCTTGCCCTGTTCGTGCAAGTGCAAACTCAAAGCAGGCAGCCTGCCATGCCGCCGGCCGGGACGTCGTTTGAGCTAGCTAGGACCTGTCTCTGGTTCTTCAGACTTTGTGGTGCATGATGCACGTCTCCCCTGTCGACGAAGATGCATGATTCACCGACTGTCCGTGTGGGCAGTGGCAGGCCTGTAACATGGCGAGATTGTGTGCAGGAGAAGAAATTTAATAGTTTGGCAACACAACAATCGATCTCGCGCTCTGCCTTTTGACCTGTGTGTCCAGATGTCTGCACTCGGGATGGCTGGTCGATCGGACGAGGTAAAATGCATCTTGGTCTTGCCTTTCAGCGCGGCGCCGcacacacacgcacacgcaTGAGCTAGCTAGCGCATGACTGCACCTATATACGATGACTCATGTATGATCTGTACGGACGTACTAGTGGTACGTCGATCTAGAGAAAGACGATGATGCATGCATGCGACATCTATCGTCGTCGTCCACCCTCTGACTTCTCTCATGAACCGACAGACTAAAGGTGATGAGCGGCGCCCAAAGGTTTTCtttgattaaaaaaaaaagatctccTTTTAGCACTTGTGACATGTAACTTAGTAGACGCAATTCGGTGCGGCATTTTTATATTGAAAGAAAACACGCCGAAAGGAAAAGGGTGAGGTACGGTAATGGCTTTGTTGTACGCATGCATGCCTCTATACTGCTACTAGCTATCGAGACGTCGCCTGACTTATCAATCAACCTTCTTTCTGGATTTTAGGTAGACCTCAACTATAGCTTATCACATTGAATATATTAAAATTCCTTTTGTTTTATAGCTGTGTGTCCCATTGAAACTTTAGTCCAAGCACGCACTTCTATTCTCCTGACACGACAAAATTCATGAACCCAGTTAAATGCATTTGGACTAGAGACATGGTAATGGACACAGACACACGTATTGGGTTTTATCAATCCAAACCCATACTGTAAATATAAAATGTGCACGTTAAAAAACTCATGACACGTCACAAGTTTACTTTTGTACATCGATTCATATCCATTCGGCTCATGGGTACGTAACAGATCATTTGGCCTGCAACACAAGCATTACACGTCACAACCAATAAGCAGATAGTTATGTAATACATATTCACAGTTATCATATACCCCCCACGTATACATATTACACAGTGCAATGAAAAATAACATAAATGAGAATTCACATTCCAGATTCCACCAATCATATATAGCAGCCAGCCACCATATAATTCATATATTAATGCCATATATATCAAGCAGCAGTTAGGATCTTAGTCAATGTGTGATCTAGATACGTGCCACTGCCACCGTAGCTAGTATGGCCAGGTGTTGAGAAGAAGTGAGCTAAGCTAAGGTTTGGGATGGGAAAACCGTCTTATATATGTATGTCTCGAAATGATCAATTTAGTTGAGAAAATTAGAGTATTGTGGGCTGAAATGAGCTACTCTTCTGCGATAGAgcaggtttaaaaaatttgtggAAATCCACTTGGTCTGGCTCTTTGGCCATTTAAAAACCTATGGGTAGAGACATTGGTCCATATCCTTGCTCCTATAGGTACCCGCTGACATCTCTATAATTTTGACAAACAAATCCGTGGTCTGCTGGTCGATCATTGTATACTTCAATCCGTCAAACTCTTTCTCCGGGTTGTGGTTGTGCTCCCGGCCAACCTATCAGTCTGTGCAGTCCACGTCAGTCGTCGTCCACTGTTCACCACTACAGTTCCTCTCTTCGTGCACGTAATCGCACTTGCATTGCATAATAACATGATGGGGAGCCTGTCACACAGTCTCAGGTGCAGCCCATTCAGCTGTCGCTATAGCTTCCAGGTGCAGCAAGAATAATCGCTCCAGCTCCAGGTGAGCCGATGCAGCACCCCGCCTATTGCAGTAAAGTGAAAACCTTTGCGCGCGGCATGCATGATCTGTTCATATATATGCAATGCACGCATGGGGGAGCAGCTGACGCAGACaagctgttgatgcaaaactgatctgcaaacataaagggctaatacccgattcaaacgttaaggcgtgccagccgatttgaccttgctatcggcaaaggtgataactcgaatactttagtcctgacaacagcgatgcgtccggatgtcacggctaagaggtactcacgcggaactcgagaacacgccgagcttaagtcgacgaattcctaagaactcgtaataaaaggaaaaagtatgacgaagtcgtcgaaaagtagatactggaatatgaataaaaacgtgtgtttgattgattgattgatagatatcttgattacaaggtcttggggcttatatttataccctgctcaaagagctacgaccagacacgattagaatccgaattccaaattacacggaacccgtatacaaaacgatacgaataacataaggaaataataaaaccatccttcgtgacaaaccgaaattcctccacatgacaactggcagcttccggactcttccttcgcgtcatcggcaa
Protein-coding sequences here:
- the LOC8077578 gene encoding digalactosyldiacylglycerol synthase 1, chloroplastic: MGSNKEETPPADGGGAFAFISKGWREVRDSASADLRLMRARADSVRARADRELEHLLASASALAAGPAPPLLPPVATGAPIAEVEFVRKRIQPKIQELRSRALDARWPTGAAGAGAGARASSLRIDLSAITAIRNAVVAEGEGGDRWRRIARRKGDQDEDEEEGRKEWEVVRMIQRGLKEFERRSLSSDMFAGFRARGEFVEKFKLSTKSLNKDYQESKEVPPLHLTEILAYLVRQSGPFLDQLCIRRDLCDKLVEMLYSKRNGRLMYHSLSQDRPLAENMTDELDLRIARVLESTGYHTDEGFWNDPAKYKISDNRRHVAIVTTASLPWMTGTAINPLFRAAYLARSAKQKVTLVVPWLSKSDQELVYPNNITFSSPEEQETYIRNWLQERIGFEAIFKISFYPGKFSKERRSIIPAGDTSQFISSKEADIAILEEPEHLNWYHHGKRWTDKFNHVIGVVHTNYLEYIKREKNGAIQSFLVKHINNWVTRAYCHKVLRLSAATQDLPRSVVCNVHGVNPKFLNVGAKIAADRECGQKVFSKGAYFLGKMVWAKGYRELIDLLSKHKNDLEGFMIDVYGNGEDSEAVQNAARKFDLSINFFKGKDHADDSLHGYKVFVNPSVSDVLCTATAEALAMGKFVVCADHPSNDFFKSFPNCLTYRTSEEFVARVKEAMTTEPQPLTPEQRYNLSWEAATERFMEYSELDKVLNRNGHPGRNGKINKARKIPLLPKLSDVVDGGLAFAHHCLTGNEILRLATGAIPGTRDYDKQQCMDLNLLPPQVQHPVYGW
- the LOC8073008 gene encoding aluminum-activated malate transporter 1, with the translated sequence MEIDQMESGANGGGGGFRRRERCWEVLCSAAGMLWAKVVGLAGKLARIARDDPRRVAHSFKVGLALTLVSVLYYVRPLFNNWGVSTMWAVLTTVVVMEYTVGGTLCKGLNRAFGTLVAGFIAVGAHKVAYLCGDKAEPVLLAIFVFLLSSAATFSRFIPEVKARYDYGVTIFILTFSLVAVSSYRVDELIRLAHQRFSTIVVGVATCLCTTIFIFPVWAGEDLHKLAIGNLNKLADFFEGIESECFRENATFENLEAKPFLQVYKSVLNSKATEDSLCNFAKWEPCHGKFIFRHPWSHYQKLGALSRQCASSMEALASYVITLTRTEYPEAHPELCLEVRTACRQMSLHSAKVLRELSAAMRMMTLPSQANVHMAAAIKAARGLRDELSEDADLVQAMHVAVIASLLSDLVTKTKEITESVDILARLARFKNPENTQKDVAVNIVS